GCACGCTTAAAGCCGACCCGTCTTTTGAGCTGGAGGCCCCATGTTCGCAAGCCACTTTGGGCGAAACTCGGGTTAGGGTGACCATTGCGGCCTCGTGGAGCAAACAGCGCAGATGCATGTAGCTGCACCTTGAGATATGGCCATCATAATCCACCTCACCGGATTGGAAGCGACGCGGTACAAGACCAAGCCAAGCTGCTACCGATTGAGACTTTCGAAAATTATCTTGATCTTCAATAGCAGCCATGAAGGCATTCGCCGTAATTGTTCTGACGCGCATTGGCGTCGAGCTTTCGGCTGAGTTTAGCTGTTCGCTCACACAGGCTGCGCCATGCCGCGAGCACAGGTAAAATGATTGTTGCCAATTCGTCCTGATCGTCCAGCAGATGACTGACATTCTGATCCAACACATTGCCTTGGCGGGCTGGGACAGTAAGGCTGAATGTCTTCATTGTCCCA
The nucleotide sequence above comes from Sphingorhabdus sp. YGSMI21. Encoded proteins:
- a CDS encoding IS110 family transposase, whose amino-acid sequence is MRVRTITANAFMAAIEDQDNFRKSQSVAAWLGLVPRRFQSGEVDYDGHISRCSYMHLRCLLHEAAMVTLTRVSPKVACEHGASSSKDGSALSVPPLPWLASGRHYACHVEIWRIFNPGIGAAAYAGCEDDPASWHPHS